The proteins below come from a single Kryptolebias marmoratus isolate JLee-2015 linkage group LG12, ASM164957v2, whole genome shotgun sequence genomic window:
- the LOC108237719 gene encoding perforin-1-like, whose product MFLLSFFVCAGLLLSFPLCTYQSCTDGTPKQCLEADFAPGSNLAGEGFDITKMERKGAFVLDMNKWKSKDKSCTLCSNPYMENRKQKLPLSVVDWRTKQSCSSSVSSKLYKSSESLVSSSSSSVENNWKTDLSVETADKSGTVMLAGTHSKLAEYSMEKTKNDKFSFATTGMSCEFYSYRVTSSPKLHKDFKTALKRLPSVYTPEYKKRFYKLIESFGTHYVTKVKLGGSVKSVTSIKQCEASLQGLRAEEVQMCLEAEASANVKANVKTEVKHCQKETDKTENKKSFSDLFNDRFTEIKGGITTEPDLLFAAQKNPSAYKEWLSMIPQNPDIISYSLDSLHELLPVNTPARKNLRAAISHYILEKGLWRNCSARCQTGIKSNSKDPCVCECHNAPAVNSDCCPTRKGMARVVITVQRAEGLWGDHTTATDGYVKVILPEKDERRTRVIGNNNNPHWNSVIDLGSRDISSGNTVRFEVWDQDSGWDDDLLGDCQKALVAGDNADVCSLQHGRLYIKLEVKCAPNLSGASCTEYQPSPMSQSLQKLFVSRHAHPIPEAMLLKMGVFVEKTSSPTNQSLI is encoded by the exons ATGTTCCTGTTGAGTTTTTTCGTCTGTGCCGGCCTTCTTCTGTCCTTCCCTCTGTGCACGTATCAGTCGTGCACAGATGGGACACCCAAACAGTGTCTGGAAGCAGACTTTGCTCCGGGTTCCAATTTAGCCGGCGAAGGCTTCGACATCACCAAAATGGAGCGCAAAGGAGCTTTCGTGCTCGACATGAATAAGTGGAAAAGTAAAGATAAAAGCTGCACCCTGTGCAGCAACCCCTACatggaaaacagaaagcagaagctGCCCCTGTCCGTGGTGGACTGGAGGACCAAGCagtcctgcagctcctcagtGTCCTCCAAGCTCTACAAATCCAGCGAGTCTCTGgtcagctccagctcctcctcggtGGAGAACAACTGGAAGACAGATCTGAGTGTTGAAACGGCAGACAAAAGTGGAACAGTGATGTTGGCAGGAACCCACTCCAAACTGGCCGAGTACTCCatggagaaaacaaagaacgaCAAGTTCAGCTTCGCAACTACCGGCATGTCCTGTGAGTTCTACAG CTACAGAGTGACCAGCTCCCCAAAGCTGCACAAAGACTTCAAAACAGCCTTGAAGAGGCTTCCCAGCGTCTACACACCGGAATACAAGAAGCGATTTTACAAACTGATCGAAAGCTTTGGCACTCATTACGTCACCAAG GTGAAGCTGGGGGGCAGTGTGAAATCTGTGACCAGCATCAAGCAGTGCGAGGCCAGCCTGCAGGGCCTCCGAGCCGAGGAAGTCCAGATGTGTCTGGAAGCTGAGGCGTCCGCGAACGTCAAAGCTAACGTCAAAACAGAAGTCAAGCACTGCCAGAAGGAAACGGACAAGACGGAGAACAAGAAGTCCTTCTCTGACCTCTTCAATGACAG GTTCACTGAAATAAAAGGAGGCATCACCACAGAGCCAGACCTTCTTTTTGCTGCTCAAAAGAATCCATCAGCCTACAAAGAGTGGCTCAGCATGATCCCACAGAATCCTGACATCATTTCGTACTCGCTGGACTCGCTTCATGAGCTGCTGCCCGTCAACACTCCTGCCAGGAAGAACCTCCGCGCTGCCATCAGCCACTACATCCTGGAGAAAGGCCTGTGGAGGAACTGCAGCGCACGCTGTCAGACTGGAATCAAGAGCAACTCCAAGGATCCCTGTGTCTGCGAATGCCACAACGCTCCTGCTGTGAATTCGGACTGCTGCCCGACCCGGAAGGGCATGGCTCGGGTCGTGATCACAGTGCAGCGGGCCGAGGGTCTGTGGGGAGACCACACCACCGCCACGGACGGCTACGTGAAGGTGATCCTCCCTGAAAAGGACGAACGGCGTACTCGTGTCAtcggcaacaacaacaacccccaCTGGAACAGCGTTATCGACCTGGGCTCCAGAGACATCTCCTCTGGAAACACGGTCCGGTTCGAGGTTTGGGATCAGGACAGCGGCTGGGACGACGACCTGCTGGGAGACTGTCAGAAAGCCCTCGTTGCCGGAGATAATGCAGACGTGTGCTCCCTGCAGCATGGCCGACTTTACATCAAACTGGAAGTCAAGTGTGCTCCAAATCTGAGCGGCGCTTCATGCACGGAGTACCAACCATCCCCCATGAgtcaaagtctgcagaagctGTTTGTGTCCCGCCACGCCCACCCGATTCCCGAGGCCATGCTGCTGAAGATGGGCGTGTTTGTGGAGAAAACGAGCTCGCCGACAAACCAGAGTCTGATTTAA